A window from Plasmodium relictum strain SGS1 genome assembly, chromosome: 7 encodes these proteins:
- a CDS encoding nucleolar preribosomal assembly protein, putative, which produces MTKEKCLSINEIEKIDVDKYNEISRNVKNKNRKNALKGKAHLKKLILRKQKKEEEKNKKSLNIPIEKKIPKTIERLSIFDENKINYENEKFLLNENYIDEFSDYFKNKREPNIIITSIKRPSKYTILFMKELSLTFPHIFYEPRLNHSIEFLIENSIKNKFSTFILIEEGIDKHPKNIFISTLPNGPTSKFSIRNIFYAHNNKTQVEITTLPPEVYITNFNTFIGERIKRQLHTLVPFNPEYKAQKVVVFYNQRDFIFFRHFKYNFQDKKKCNLSEIGPGFTLQLLNLKDGLINDKEKMYEFLLRPDMKVNRKKMYL; this is translated from the exons aTGACTAAGGAAAAATGTTTATcaataaatgaaatagaaaaaattgatgtggataaatataatgaaatatcTCGTAATGTCAAGAataaaaacagaaaaaatGCATTAAAAGGGAAAgctcatttaaaaaaattaattttgcGTAAAcagaaaaaagaagaagaaaaaaacaagAAATCCTTAAATATAcctattgaaaaaaaaattccaaaGACAATAGAAAGACTATCAATTTTTGacgaaaataaaattaattatgaaaatgagaaatttttattgaatGAAAACTATATAGACGAATTTAgtgattattttaaaaataaaagagaaccaaatataataataacatcAATAAAAAGACCATCTAAATatacaattttatttatgaaaGAATTATCTTTAACTTTTCCTCATATTTTTTACGAGCCTAGATTAAATCATTCAATTGAATTTCTTATTGaaaattcaattaaaaataaattttcaacATTTATCCTTATAGAAGAAGGAATAGATAAACATCCgaaaaatatctttataaGCACTTTACCTAATGGACCTACATCCAAATTTTCTATTaggaatattttttatgctCATAACAATAAAACACAAGTAGAAATAACAACATTACCACCAGAAGTATATATAACTAattttaatacttttattGGAGAAAGAATAAAAAGGCAACTACATACTTTAGTTCCTTTTAATCCTGAGTATAAAGCACAGAAAGTTGTTGTTTTCTATAATCAAAGagatttcattttttttcgtCATTTTAA GTATAATTTTCAAGATaagaaaaaatgtaatttaaGTGAAATAGGTCCTGGATTTACTTTACAACTACTTAACCTtaag gaTGGATTAATTAATgacaaagaaaaaatgtaTGAATTTTTGCTACGACCTGATATGAAAGTTAATAGAAAGAAAATGTATCTTtag
- a CDS encoding ubiquitin-like protein, putative, with amino-acid sequence MEEDNIRIKIKSINNEEHELCVKQSMNTEELKSILAEKKNVNKNDIRLIYQGQCLSNEKTISDYNIQNDHIIHLVVRKRDNANNDGDNKNDSTNANRINDNINDPLNINFASSMNQNNSSSTNTNNNASPFYFTHMRLTRNDNLENDLMGQSNIYSLLNDIMSQVNINPNFIYGAAAAAANDNIFANNINQNMNDYNNKGKENKNNEDDNNDKETNIKKDEEKKQKIRNSHNDTKNNDDTYLDIDQKKDREKKGKGKINEKEDEEKNRERKKMMDNKMEKEEYEDFKGRIYKDKKEEKEVTKKKKRKNINDEKKKYKNKNKEENTECNFNDFESSSDNESHSSNSGLSESDDTEEIKEEKKKYGKKIKKKRTKNKYKKKKYYDYSSYTSDDEPFKKDERIRKQNGNTFEESYYYPPNYFYNSNIRNDNNNNYILKKKNDFNKYPYPFIPNTLKGSYNEKQQYTHRDDFNEMYENINDDKVDNFLRKRDRKKKMFNDYKKNMLNSSKRNTNNIVDINNNISNKNAHNCKSMSRMSSIIKNSNECISASKDDYYYTKNNYPNIVPLSDTERDSEIIRNDSFRTNSRIAINEPAALSSNNSAVGNMRSIQMTSNRRNSTLRRSEPKCLNDLNNPEYKNVEINIPWRVIEQLLVLLEEETGYRRPDLSSYIHSYYNSNSIYVFFYLFVHINNIINSIIIQFNHANFLNNDISMSSFSRISLILSLASVIFSKLSNFFFVFYDNFYFPNYGNNYRNRDSINHEFLREIRNLYYSNNRNNNINNNRFYHTNHYNNNTQMNMDAYNQNSFPYPNNVNNNYYPLPYDMRNNCCSKTNLQQEFEDYYKNYLPFVKDGKSMILRKDNLNNKENNINQNNFAKEDNNNNSKISSGNKFCDKSLIESGINNIFLKNDRIKENNGSNNNSFLHFSNKNKSALNTYKKKRNDEKEKEKKKHHNCYNEKYLFKDIDSYKSDSKGSDSDSDSNHKNKKNNISSDFNSNALNIKEKKESIMNKFESSLKSTYDDKINEKKDNKNVHNENNFNDIEKVNDKNALNTILNNNLIFYDSNIDDIYDVSEDGKEKGLLVEKEEETKKISNTDTVKKEKLNDNVIEKKTEVSSENNKIKNVNNISPKTVVSNQNDNNMANNDNKKNPNKPSIPNFNLSNILNSVQGQMDNIAKDANANANDNFEGVPDEVKERYKNWVENSQIFSGQMIKICKNKRPLSNAYIGGNSSKDDISYSNLLQFIWKRNMSTLNVNLNLEVTEELLNSFDFHTLEFIMKSIRNNEDYKTEKFKYPSKENKKKVD; translated from the exons ATGGAAGAAGAtaatataagaataaaaataaaaagtataaataatgaagaacATGAATTATGTGTAAAACAAAGTATGAATacagaagaattaaaaagtatattagctgagaaaaaaaatgtaaataaaaatgatataagaTTAATATATCAAGGTCAATGTTtatcaaatgaaaaaacaATTTCAGATTATAATATACAAAATGATCATATAATCCATTTAGTTGTTAGAAAAAGAGATAATGCAAATAATGATGGTgacaataaaaatgatagtACAAATGCAAATAGaattaatgataatataaatgatccTCTAAATATTAATTTCGCTTCTAGTATGAATCAAAACAACAGTAGTAGTACCAATACTAATAATAATGCTTCTCCTTTTTACTTTACTCATATGAGATTGACTAGGAAtgataatttagaaaatgatTTAATGGGGCAaagtaatatatattcattattaaatgatataatGAGTCAAGTAAATATAAAccctaattttatatatggtGCAGCAGCAGCAGCAGCTAACGATAATATATTCgcaaataatattaatcaaaatatgaatgattataataataaaggaaaagaaaataaaaataatgaagatgaCAATAATGACAAagaaacaaatataaaaaaagatgaagagaaaaaacaaaagatTAGAAATTCACACAATGATACAAAGAATAATGATGATACTTATTTAGATATAGATCAAAAGAAagatagagaaaaaaaaggaaaagggaaaataaatgaaaaagaagatgaagaaaaaaatagagagagaaaaaaaatgatggaTAATAAAATGGAAAAAGAAGAATACGAAGATTTTAAAGGtagaatatataaagataaaaaagaagagaaagaagtaacaaaaaagaaaaaaaggaaaaatataaatgacgaaaaaaaaaaatataaaaacaaaaataaagagGAAAATACAGAATGcaattttaatgattttgAAAGTAGTTCAGATAATGAATCACATAGTAGTAATTCAGGTCTTTCAGAAAGTGATGATACTGAAGAAATAAAGGaagaaaagaagaaatatggaaagaaaataaaaaaaaaaagaactaagaataaatataaaaaaaagaaatattatgaTTATAGTAGCTATACATCTGATGATGAGCCatttaaaaaagatgaaagaATAAGAAAACAAAACGGAAATACATTTGAAGAAAGTTATTATTATCCGcctaattatttttacaacAGCAATATAAGAAAcgataataataacaattatattttaaaaaaaaaaaatgatttcaATAAATATCCTTATCCTTTTATACCTAATACATTAAAAGGTtcatataatgaaaaacaaCAATACACTCATCGGGATGATTTCAATGAAAtgtatgaaaatataaatgatgataaagtagataattttttaagaaaaagagacagaaaaaaaaaaatgtttaatgattataaaaaaaatatgttaaattCTTCAAAAAGGAATACTAATAATATTGTAGATATTAATAACAATATTTCCAATAAAAATGCTCATAATTGCAAGAGTATGTCAAGAATGTCtagtataataaaaaattctaatGAATGCATTTCTGCTAGTAAAgatgattattattatactAAAAACAATTACCCAAATATAGTTCCTCTTAGTGATACAGAAAGAGATAGTGAAATAATTAGAAATGATTCATTTAGAACAAATTCTAGAATAGCCATTAATGAGCCTGCTGCCTTATCATCTAACAATTCTGCAGTCGGAAATATGAGATCTATTCAAATGACTAGTAATAGAAGAAATAGTACATTAAGAAGAAGTGAACCAAAATgtttaaatgatttaaataatccagaatataaaaatgttgaAATTAATATTCCTTGGAGAGTTATTGAACAGTTATTAGTTTTATTAGAAGAAGAGACTGGATATAGAAGACCTGATTTATCTTCGTATATTCATTCCTACTACAACTCTAATTCTATTTAtgtctttttctatttatttgttcatatcaataatattattaatagtaTTATTATTCAGTTTAACCATGCCAATTTTcttaataatgatataagTATGTCTTCATTTTCAAGAATAAGTTTAATATTGTCATTAGCCTCTGTTATATTCTCAAAATTAtcaaatttcttttttgttttttatgacaatttttattttcctaaTTACGGAAATAATTATAGAAATAGGGATTCTATAAATCATGAATTCTTAAGGGAAATAAGAAACTTATATTACAgtaataatagaaataataatattaataacaaTAGATTTTATCATACCAATCATTACAACAATAACACACAAATGAATATGGACGCCTATAATCAAAATTCCTTTCCTTATCCAAATaatgttaataataattattatccACTTCCTTATGATATGAGAAATAATTGCTGTAGTAAGACAAATTTACAACAAGAATTTGaagattattataaaaattatttaccaTTTGTGAAGGATGGCAAAAGCATGATTTTAAgaaaagataatttaaataataaagaaaataatattaatcaaaataattttgcaaaagaagataataataataatagtaaaataaGCTCAGGGAATAAATTTTGTGATAAATCATTAATTGAAAGCggaattaataatatttttttaaaaaacgaTAGAATAAAAGAGAATAATGGAtctaataataattcatttcttcatttttctaataaaaataaatcagcATTAaatacttataaaaaaaaaagaaatgatgaaaaagaaaaagaaaagaaaaaacatcataattgttataatgagaaatatttatttaaagataTTGATTCTTACAAAAGTGATAGTAAAGGAAGTGATAGTGATAGTGATAgtaatcataaaaataaaaaaaataatatttccaGTGATTTTAATTCAAATGCACTAAAcatcaaagaaaaaaaagaaagcaTCATGAACAAATTTGAAAGTAGCTTAAAAAGTACATATGATGacaaaataaatgaaaaaaaagataataaaaatgttcataatgaaaataattttaatgatataGAAAAAGTAAATGATAAGAATGCATTAAATactatattaaataataatttaattttctatGATAGTAATATCGACGATATATATGATGTTTCAGAAGATGGAAAAGAAAAAGGTTTATTAGTAGAAAAGGaagaagaaacaaaaaaaattagcaaTACAGATACtgtaaaaaaggaaaaattaaatgataatgtgatagaaaaaaaaacagaagTATCTtctgaaaataataaaataaaaaatgttaacaATATTTCTCCAAAAACTGTTGTAAGCAATCagaatgataataatatggctaataatgataacaaaaaaaaccCAAATAAGCCTTCCATACCAAATTTCAATTTATCAAATATTCTAAATAGTGTTCAAGGTCAAATGGATAATATAGCAAAAGATGCAAATGCAAATGCAAATGATAat tTTGAGGGAGTACCTGATGAAGTAAAagaaagatataaaaattggGTGGAAAATTCTCAAATATTTTCAGGACAA ATGATAAAAATTTGCAAGAACAAAAGACCCTTAAGTAATGCTTATATTGGAGGAAATTCGTCAAAAGATGATATATCTTACAGCAATTTATTAcaatttat atggAAAAGAAACATGAGCACTTTAAATGTTAATTTAAACTTGGAAGTTACtgaa gAGTTACTAAATTCTTTTGATTTTCATACATTAGAATTTATAATGAAATCAATTAGAAATAATGAAGATTATAAAACAGAGAAATTTAAATATCCaagtaaagaaaataaaaaaaaagtcgattga
- a CDS encoding Dynein intermediate chain 2, ciliary, putative, protein MKLNLLEKKKKKKVKGLNEIKGTETETIENEKINVSNQNNKNEILTRFLSPKNPRAFKNLIEFSFSNEEFIPVDHIDHTVFHLDLKSCLVLKDSNEGKRQIDLIKKKIEKANSFITLKDNDHIYYKPKNCFDYNDRHVQTIPISFKDESTKTEPQEINEICDTVCQSIIYDAYLLEFQKMSNEDDKNEKEKYNNNKKDNDEKNKKHSSDFESSSYSDDNKIATVLFSSVPSSDKHSDIISDEDDYNHKINTDEEDEDEYEYKDNEEDEEEKDKEENNNRKEKKEENNDRGEVKEEIKEKEQEKESIKEKGGSYFFEKKKKKKKKESYSGKHELYFINYKDIKEEKHKQLNFIYQDNKIKKSDTKIICKKNFLKTLKLMDRIYNKNNEEEIYLSYKNKNNKNILTKLWVFSLNAYQLVVTDIKFHPFYEDLFAISFKNNDSKINMGILCCFTFKNTKSPEHFLKTNFHIHSIEWSSVNYSIIIIGLSNGNICIYDLKKKKKDRLIFESNLRELYNRDIISKIIFHQNTKTFYSVSYDGNIFQWKYNNKFTVGEKLLTLEKEMDDSNGCLNIMHTQSITCIDFNPFQMNLFLIGTNKGKIYLYSSTYSDHYLNSYNEHSMSINSISYNKFKKNIFISSSYDWTIRIWDQNRKKSLIIFDIKECVYDVSWSPFLSTCFFVISANNCGKIHIYDLSIDINNAITTEIITKKKKLRKLCANKFNEVVLIGEENGYIYSYKISYSFNQTYMDYLKGKVDNTFQVQIMDSFLSKVI, encoded by the exons atgaaattaaatttattagaaaaaaaaaaaaaaaaaaaagtaaaaggattaaatgaaataaaaggaACAGAAACAGAAACCATAGAAaacgaaaaaataaatgtttcAAACCAAAATAAT aaaaatgaaatactTACAAGATTCTTATCTCCAAAAAATCCAAGAGCTTTTAAAAACTTGATTGAGTTTTCGTTTTCTAATGAAGAGTTTATACCAGTTGATCACATCGATCACACCGTTTTTCATTTAGATTTGAAATC atgTTTAGTACTCAAAGATAGCAACGAAGGAAAAAGACAGATAGacctaataaaaaaaaaaattgaaaaagcAAATTCCTTTATAACTTTAAAAGACAATG ATCACATATATTATAAACCTAAAAATTGTTTTGATTACAATGATAGGCATGTCCAAACAATACCAATATCATTTAA aGATGAATCTACTAAGACAGAACCAcaagaaataaatgaaatatgtGATACTG tTTGTCAATCCATAATATATGATGCGTACTTACTTGAATTTCAAAAGATGTCAAATGAGGAtgataaaaat gaaaaagaaaaatataataataataaaaaagataatgatgaaaaaaataagaaacaTAGTTCAGATTTTGAATCTAGTAGCTATTCagatgataataaaattgctacagttttattttcttctgttCCCTCTAGTGATAAACATTCAGATATAATAAGTGATGAAGATGATTATaatcataaaataaatactgatgaagaagatgaagatgaatatgaatataaagacaatgaagaagatgaagaagaaaaagacaaagaagaaaataacaatagaaaagaaaaaaaagaagaaaataatgataggGGGGAagtaaaagaagaaataaaagaaaaagaacaaGAAAAAGAGtcaataaaagaaaaaggtggaagttatttttttgaaaaaaaaaagaaaaagaaaaaaaaagaatcgTATAGTGGGAAACacgaattatattttataaattacaaagatataaaagaagaaaagcATAAACaactaaattttatttatcaggataataaaataaaaaaaagtgacactaaaattatatgtaaaaaaaactttttaaaaacattaaaattaatggatagaatatataataaaaataacgaagaagaaatatatttgtcttataaaaataaaaataataaaaatatcttaACAAAATTATGggtattttctttaaatgcTTATCAATTAGTTGTTACTGATATTAAGTTTCATCCTTTTTATGAAGATCTATTTgcaatttcttttaaaaacaaTGATTCAAAAATAAACATGGGAATATTATGTtgttttacttttaaaaatactaaaaGTCCTGAACATTTTTTGAAAACAAATTTCCATATTCATTCAATTGAATGGTCATCAGTTAATTAttcaataataattattgGTTTATCTAATGGTAACATATGTatttatgatttaaaaaaaaaaaaaaaagacagaTTAATTTTTGAAAGTAATTTAAGAGAATTATATAACAGAGacattatttcaaaaattatatttcatCAAAATACCAAAACATTTTACTCCGTTTCTTATGATGGTAATATTTTCCAAtggaaatataataataaatttacgGTAGGAGAAAAACTATTAacattagaaaaagaaatggaTGATTCAAATGGGTgcttaaatattatgcatacTCAATCTATAACATGTATTGACTTTAATCCTTTTCAAATGAACTTATTTTTGATTGGAAcaaataaaggaaaaatatatttatattctaGTACATATTCTGATCATTACTTAAATTCTTATAATGAACATAGTATGTCTATTAATTCTATTTCTTACAacaagtttaaaaaaaatatttttatttcatcatcATATGATTGGACAATAAGAATATGGGAtcaaaatagaaaaaaatcattaataatttttgatATTAAAGAg tgtGTATATGATGTTAGTTGGTCGCCTTTCTTATCTACttgtttttttgttattagtGCAAATAATTGTGGaaaaattcatatttatGATTTAAGTATTGACATAAATAATGCAATAACTACTGaaattattacaaaaaaaaagaaattaagaaaattatGTGCTAACAAATTTAATGAAGTTGTACTTATAGGAGAAGAAAATggttatatatattcatataaaatatcTTATAGCTTTAATCAAACATATATGGATTATTTAAAAGGAAAGGTTGATAATACTTTTCAAGTACAAATAATGGATTCATTTTTAAGTaaagttatataa